A portion of the Gasterosteus aculeatus chromosome 12, fGasAcu3.hap1.1, whole genome shotgun sequence genome contains these proteins:
- the LOC144385285 gene encoding uncharacterized protein LOC144385285 isoform X2: MATFELSRFIDQPNVEVLGTCRKSDLSLIAQHYGIPFSRTLRKAELKDCLVAGLVNKGVFSAMESSPTVAAELEAPAAAGTSPLRVSRGGPVTPLVGVGAEEGLAYSMPKFEPLSLSTESTGSRSDARLKLRLARLQLETQDRAQARQDDLKRQIEMYRIDADTKVRLRELELQAAPEVPKKSTVKTSLVEGDPVTSPGPSPSGGVDEPVGTGGDSVAPFSTHFDVAKNISIVPPFREKEVEAYFQAFERVALALGWPNAVWALMLQCKLSGKAQEVCASLSLEESVQYEAVKAAILRAYELVPEHYRQRFRTSKRGTSQTYVEFAREKGILFDRWTKACKVTDYNSLRELLLIEEFKNCVPERTALYLNEQKVSTVQQAAVLADEYALMHKTVFYKRPSDSGGSAVKENENLSDSRSKWSPPSPKSNRECSYCHKMGHSMAECRTLKRKQERQDSSSFQPRGSVLVKTLSPAVAVSPTTPDSCFKPFIFRGFVSVGERGEDRKPVRILRDTGGSQSFILADVLDFGVDSACNTSTVVQGIEMGFVTVPLHRVHVSSELASGCFEVAVRPSLPVRGVDFIMGNDIAGGKVMPVVQVVDVPHNDSQADVLARNLPGVFSAVVTRAQAKHDLQESNILCDSVFPKILGTDVLADPPEPPKTTPGSARSFDLITNLLVSRETLIEAQREDLSLTPCRASAEKGKISLRNHQFYWHDKVLMRHWSRSLNPGQQDDWNVVHQIVVPSKFRSQVLELAHDHPWSGHLGITKTYNRVLQHFFWPGLKTDVAQYCKTCHICQVNGKPNQVVPPAPLCPIPAVGEPFERVLVDCVGPLPRAKSGCQYLLTIMCVATRFPEAIPLRNITAKTVTKALTKFFTTFGLPKTVQTDQGSNFMSRVFRTSLKALGVAHVVASAYHPESQGALERWHQTLKSALRKYCTETGKEWDDGVPLVLFAVREARQDSLGFSPAELVFGHDVRGPLKMLKEEFLDRGLSAKTNVLELVSRTRERLRDACNTAKEALSLSQKKMKKRFDTKAVVRRFLPGDKVLVLFPIHGTTLSARFSGPYVIKGKLNETNYILYTPERRRKTRVCHINMLKPYLCRVEPKATTPDDPVAKVPTEQVSLVTYALPADTEDDGMHVSMEVLNGGCFKNSEVLTSLPSRLAYLSREQQRYVMDLIKEFPNLFNDVPPGTNVIQHDIEVGRAGPFKQHAYRCPLTKREAMKAEVQYLLENGFAVPSSSPWSSPCILVPKADGSLRFCTDFRKVNSVTVADAFPLPRVDDCVDSLGGANYITKLDLLKGYWQVPLTERASKISAFVTPDAFLQYTRMAFGLRNAPATFQRLMSTVLGGVPNCTVYLDDVVVYSSTWEEHTLTLHDVFGRLSAASLTLNLKKCEFVKASVTYLGKQVGNGQVRPRDGKVAAVLNYPTPTTRRELLHRCCPPQT, encoded by the exons atggcAACGTTTGAGTTAAGCCGATTTATAGATCAACCAAATGTTGAAGTTTTAGGGACATGTCGAAAAAGTGATTTGTCTCTTATTGCTCAACATTATGGGATTCCTTTTTCTAGAACACTAAGAAAAGCAGAGTTAAAAGATTGTTTAGTGGCTGGCTTGGTTAATAAAGGTGTTTTTTCGGCCATGGAGTCTAGTCCCACTGTAGCGGCGGAGTTGGAGGCACCAGCTGCTGCGGGAACTTCGCCTTTACGCGTATCGCGTGGTGGTCCAGTAACTCCCTTGGTGGGGGTTGGTGCGGAGGAAGGTTTAGCCTACTCGATGCCTAAATTTgagcctctttctctttccacagaATCAACAGGGAGTCGCTCAGATGCACGTCTAAAACTACGTTTAGCACGGCTGCAGTTGGAGACCCAGGACCGAGCTCAGGCAAGGCAAGATGACTTGAAGCGTCAGATCGAAATGTATCGAATTGATGCTGATACCAAAGTACGACTGCGGGAGTTGGAGTTACAGGCTGCGCCCGAGGTACCAAAGAAATCTACTGTCAAAACATCTCTGGTCGAAGGTGATCCCGTTACGTCGCCTGGTCCATCACCGTCGGGAGGCGTTGACGAACCAGTTGGTACTGGTGGTGATTCGGTAGCGccgttttcaacacattttgacGTGGCTAAAAACATCTCGATCGTTCCACCCTTCCGGGAAAAGGAAGTGGAAGCTTATTTTCAAGCTTTTGAACGAGTGGCGTTAGCTTTAGGATGGCCAAACGCGGTTTGGGCACTAATGTTGCAATGTAAACTCTCAGGTAAGGCGCAGGAGGTATGTGCATCTCTCTCGTTAGAGGAAAGCGTACAGTATGAAGCCGTGAAAGCTGCAATTTTACGGGCATACGAACTTGTTCCTGAGCATTACCGACAACGGTTCCGTACCTCGAAAAGGGGCACGTCGCAAACGTATGTTGAATTCGCTCGGGAAAAAGGCATCTTATTCGATCGCTGGACCAAGGCGTGCAAGGTAACTGACTATAACTCTTTGCGAGAGCTGTTGCTGATCGAAGAATTTAAGAACTGTGTTCCTGAACGTACTGCATTGTATCTGAACGAACAAAAAGTCAGCACTGTTCAGCAGGCTGCGGTGTTAGCTGACGAGTATGCTTTAATGCACAAAACGGTGTTTTATAAGCGTCCGTCTGATTCTGGGGGTTCCGCCGTGAAGGAGAACGAAAATCTTTCCGACTCGAGAAGTAAATGGAGTCCTCCCAGTCCGAAATCTAATCGAGAATGCAGTTACTGTCACAAAATGGGTCATAGTATGGCTGAGTGTCGTACGTTGAAACGTAAACAAGAACGACAAGATTCTTCATCTTTTCAACCGCGAGGCTCGGTGTTGGTGAAAACTTTGTCTCCGGCGGTTGCAGTGTCCCCCACGACCCCAGACAGCTGTTTCAAGCCGTTCATATTCCGCGGTTTTGTTTCAGTAGGTGAGAGGGGCGAGGATCGAAAACCGGTAAGAATTCTCCGGGATACAGGGGGGTCTCAGTCCTTCATATTAGCAGATGTTCTGGATTTTGGTGTTGATTCCGCGTGTAATACCAGCACGGTGGTGCAGGGTATTGAAATGGGTTTTGTGACTGTCCCGTTGCATCGGGTGCACGTTTCGTCTGAGTTGGCGTCTGGATGTTTTGAGGTGGCAGTGCGTCCCTCGCTACCTGTGAGAGGCGTTGACTTTATCATGGGTAACGATATAGCTGGGGGTAAAGTCATGCCGGTGGTGCAAGTGGTCGACGTCCCGCACAACGACTCTCAGGCGGATGTGCTTGCTAGAAACCTGCCAGGGGTGTTTAGCGCCGTGGTGACACGAGCCCAAGCAAAACATGACCTTCAGGAAAGTAATATACTCTGCGATTCTGTGTTTCCCAAGATTCTGGGAACTGACGTGCTGGCtgatcctccagagccgcccaAAACGACTCCAGGGTCAGCTAGGAGCTTTGATCTCATTACTAATTTGCTTGTTTCGCGCGAAACTCTGATTGAAGCGCAGCGAGAAGATTTATCTTTAACTCCATGTCGGGCGAGtgctgaaaaggggaaaatatcGCTGCGTAATCACCAGTTTTACTGGCACGATAAGGTGCTAATGCGTCACTGGAGTCGATCGCTAAATCCTGGGCAGCAAGACGATTGGAATGTGGTGCATCAAATTGTGGTGCCCTCGAAGTTTCGATCACAGGTCTTAGAACTGGCCCATGACCATCCTTGGTCCGGACACCTCGGTATCACTAAAACCTATAACCGGGTGCTCCagcatttcttttggccaggtTTAAAAACTGATGTTGCACAATACTGCAAAACCTGTCACATCTGTCAGGTCAATGGGAAGCCTAATCAAGTTGTGCCGCCGGCTCCCCTCTGTCCTATTCCTGCCGTCGGCGAACCATTCGAGCGCGTGCTAGTTGATTGTGTCGGTCCACTCCCTCGTGCTAAGTCCGGGTGCCAATACTTGTTAACAATCATGTGCGTCGCGACACGCTTTCCGGAAGCCATCCCGTTACGTAACATCACGGCCAAGACGGTAACTAAGGCACTAACAAAATTCTTTACCACCTTTGGGTTGCCGAAAACGGTCCAAACCGATCAGGGTTCAAACTTTATGTCTCGCGTTTTCCGTACGTCCTTAAAGGCTCTTGGAGTGGCTCATGTCGTCGCAAGTGCCTACCACCCTGAGTCGCAAGGAGCTTTAGAACGGTGGCATCAGACGTTAAAATCCGCACTTCGCAAGTATTGCACCGAGACTGGAAAGGAATGGGATGATGGGGTCCCGTTAGTTTTATTTGCAGTGCGTGAGGCAAGACAGGACTCTCTCGGGTTCAGTCCGGCTGAGCTCGTGTTCGGGCATGATGTCCGGGGTCCTTTAAAAATGCTAAAGGAAGAGTTTCTCGATAGAGGTTTGTCCGCGAAAACAAACGTTCTCGAGTTGGTCTCACGTACTCGGGAACGTTTGCGAGACGCCTGTAATACGGCGAAGGAAGCGCTTTCATTGTCgcaaaagaagatgaagaaacgctttgatACAAAAGCGGTGGTGCGTCGTTTCCTGCCTGGAGATAAAGTTCTCGTGTTGTTCCCCATTCATGGGACCACTCTCTCGGCCCGTTTTTCGGGTCCGTACGTGATCAAGGGTAAGTTGAATGAAACTAACTATATCTTGTACACTCCAGAACGGAGGCGAAAAACACGTGTATGTCACATAAATATGTTGAAACCCTATTTATGTCGTGTTGAACCGAAAGCGACCACCCCTGACGATCCGGTAGCTAAGGTACCCACCGAGCAGGTCTCATTGGTAACTTATGCTTTACCTGCCGACACTGAGGATGATGGGATGCATGTCTCTATGGAAGTTTTAAACGGGGGGTGTTTCAAAAATTCGGAAGTCTTAACTTCACTCCCTTCTCGACTGGCCTATTTATCTCGCGAACAGCAACGGTACGTAATGGACCTGATAAAGGAGTTCCCAAATCTGTTCAATGACGTACCTCCCGGAACTAATGTCATCCAGCATGACATCGAAGTTGGCCGTGCAGGACCTTTCAAGCAACATGCTTACCGCTGTCCATTAACTAAGAGAGAGGCAATGAAAGCTGAGGTGCAATATTTACTAGAGAATGGGTTCGCTGTTCCGAGCAGTAGCCCCTGGAGCTCGCCGTGCATTCTGGTGCCGAAGGCTGATGGGTCCCTTCGTTTTTGTACCGATTTCCGAAAGGTCAATTCCGTCACCGTGGCGGATGCCTTTCCCTTACCACGTGTGGACGATTGTGTGGATAGTCTTGGGGGTGCAAACTACATCACCAAATTGGACCTATTGAAAGGTTATTGGCAGGTGCCCCTCACCGAGCGGGCTTCTAAAATCTCTGCGTTTGTAACCCCCGACGCTTTTCTGCAGTATACGCGTATGGCCTTCGGTCTCCGAAACGCGCCCGCAACatttcagcggttaatgtccACAGTCTTAGGGGGGGTTCCTAACTGTACTGTTTATTTAGACGATGTTGTCGTTTACTCGTCTACGTGGGAGGAACACACGTTAACGTTGCATGACGTGTTTGGCCGATTGTCCGCTGCTTCCTTAAcgttaaatctaaaaaaatgtgaatttgtaaaAGCTTCTGTAACGTATCTAGGGAAGCAGGTGGGAAATGGTCAAGTGCGACCACGGGACGGAAAGGTGGCTGCTGTGCTCAACTACCCAACACCTACTACGAGGAGAGAACTAC TGCACCGGTGCTGTCCGCCCCAGACCTGA